A portion of the Macaca mulatta isolate MMU2019108-1 chromosome 2, T2T-MMU8v2.0, whole genome shotgun sequence genome contains these proteins:
- the PRRT3 gene encoding proline-rich transmembrane protein 3 isoform X2, which translates to MRRGERLQGRAQGERGGCGAQDPAASDVGSVPPVEVVYSQEPGAQPDLALARSLPPAEELPVETPKRAGAEVSWEVSSSSPLPKQVDLPDAKDSPGPQPMDPPASEAPDGPSKPEIAAMNGADPISPQRVRGAVEAPGTPKPLIPGPSDPGPAANRTESPMGALQPDDAEEWPGRPQSHPPAPPVQAPSTSRRGLIRVTTQRALGQPPPPEPSASSMASAPASSPPANATAPPLRWGPLRRVLSFSWELHVYGVGVLFLLPALLALAALAAAPAGPRLALVAAVLVLVASGLRSAYMLTDPYGSQARLGVRGGLVLYNLPFPLLLTALAALTLLGLGAGLPPPLQNPLLLGAVALVHGVGLLATDLLSTWSVLNLLMQGLSCAWGAAVALGTLCLCRRRLLDGPRGWDASPGPRLLAVAGALGLLASGLQLAAALWLYPGPGRVGRFSWAWWGVHFWLRLLELTWALALALAAVAAARPRPPTEHACWAKLMRLACPAPSGKSEVPERPNNCYARPSSVGAGSLDISKSLIRNPAENGQLATPSSGAWGSAASLGRGPQGGPGLSRNGVGPAPSLSELDLRPPSPINLSRSIDAALFREHLVRDSVFKRCGLRGVASPPPGGAVRARRGSHPKAELDDAGSSLLRGRCRSLSDVRVRGPVPQHVVEEPDGAAAVASGSSLDSFSRGSLKISWNPWRHGLSSVDSLPLDELPSTVQLLPAPTPAPDSTAARPGNGQGEVQPRGKPGESRSASSDTIEL; encoded by the exons ATGCGGCGCGGCGAGCGGCTGCAGGGACGCGCGCAAGGTGAACGCGGGGGCTGCGGCGCGCAG GATCCAGCAGCCTCTGATGTTGGCTCAGTTCCCCCAGTTGAGGTGGTGTACTCTCAGGAGCCAGGGGCCCAGCCAGACTTGGCATTAGCCAGAAGCCTTCCTCCTGCTGAGGAGCTGCCGGTTGAGACCCCCAAGAGGGCTGGAGCTGAGGTGTCCTGGGAAGTCAGCTCCTCAAGTCCGCTGCCCAAGCAGGTTGACCTCCCTGATGCTAAGGATTCACCAGGACCCCAGCCCatggatccgcctgcctcagagGCTCCTGACGGGCCGTCCAAGCCAG AGATAGCAGCAATGAATGGAGCAGACCCCATCTCCCCCCAGCGGGTGAGAGGAGCCGTGGAGGCCCCAGGCACCCCCAAGCCCCTCATCCCTGGTCCCTCAGACCCTGGCCCAGCTGCAAACCGAACAGAGAGCCCCATGGGGGCCCTGCAGCCAG ATGACGCCGAGGAGTGGCCGGGGCGCCCCCAAAGCCATCCCCCAGCACCCCCAGTCCAGGCCCCCTCGACGTCACGCCGGGGCCTCATTCGAGTCACCACACAGCGAGCCCTGGGCCAGCCTCCCCCTCCGGAGCCCTCAGCCAGCTCCATGGCTTcagccccagcctccagcccccCAGCcaatgccactgcacccccgctaCGCTGGGGCCCCCTGCGGCGGGTCCTGAGCTTCTCCTGGGAGCTGCACGTCTACGGGGTGGGGGTGCTCTTTCTGCTGCCCGCGTTGTTGGCGCTGGCTGCGCTGGCAGCCGCCCCAGCAGGGCCCCGGCTGGCATTGGTGGCCGCGGTGCTGGTGCTCGTGGCTTCAGGGCTGCGATCCGCCTACATGCTTACCGACCCTTATGGCTCGCAGGCGCGGCTGGGCGTTCGCGGGGGCTTGGTGCTCTACAACCTGCCCTTCCCCTTGCTGCTCACGGCGCTGGCGGCCCTGACTCTGCTCGGCCTGGGCGCGGGGCTGCCGCCACCGCTGCAAAACCCACTCCTGCTGGGAGCAGTGGCGTTGGTGCATGGTGTGGGGTTGCTCGCGACAGACCTGCTGTCCACATGGTCTGTGCTCAACCTCCTTATGCAAGGCTTGTCGTGCGCCTGGGGCGCGGCCGTGGCTCTAGGCACGCTCTGCCTGTGCCGTCGCCGCCTGCTGGACGGCCCACGGGGCTGGGATGCCAGCCCGGGCCCTCGGCTGTTGGCCGTGGCGGGCGCGCTGGGGCTGCTGGCCAGCGGCTTGCAGCTGGCGGCTGCGCTCTGGCTGTACCCGGGCCCAGGTCGCGTGGGCCGCTTCTCGTGGGCCTGGTGGGGTGTCCACTTCTGGCTGCGCCTCCTGGAGCTGACATGGGCGCTCGCCCTGGCGCTGGCCGCGGTGGCTGCCGCGAGACCCAGGCCGCCCACGGAGCACGCTTGCTGGGCTAAGCTGATGCGGCTGGCGTGCCCGGCGCCGTCGGGCAAGAGCGAGGTGCCGGAGCGACCCAATAACTGCTATGCGCGGCCCAGCAGCGTTGGTGCAGGCAGCTTGGACATCAGCAAGAGCCTCATCCGCAACCCGGCGGAGAATGGGCAGCTGGCCACGCCCAGTTCAGGCGCCTGGGGCTCGGCTGCGTCGCTGGGTCGCGGACCCCAGGGTGGCCCAGGACTGTCCCGCAACGGTGTGGGACCGGCGCCATCGCTGAGCGAGCTGGATCTGCGGCCGCCATCGCCCATCAACCTGAGCCGTAGCATCGACGCCGCGCTCTTCCGCGAGCACCTGGTGCGAGACAGTGTGTTCAAGCGCTGCGGCCTCCGCGGCGTGGCCTCCCCGCCGCCTGGAGGCGCTGTGCGGGCGCGTCGGGGCAGCCATCCCAAAGCCGAGCTCGACGACGCTGGCTCCTCGCTCCTCCGCGGCCGCTGCAGGTCGCTCAGCGACGTGCGCGTGCGCGGGCCGGTCCCACAACACGTAGTGGAAGAGCCCGACGGGGCAGCCGCGGTGGCTTCTGGCAGCTCCCTGGACAGCTTCTCCAGGGGCTCACTCAAGATCAGTTGGAACCCCTGGCGCCACGGGCTGTCATCAGTGGACAGTCTGCCCCTAGATGAGTTGCCCAGCACAGTACAGCTACTGCCTGCCCCGACCCCAGCCCCTGACTCTACCGCTGCTCGGCCGGGGAACGGCCAGGGAGAGGTCCAGCCGCGCGGCAAGCCTGGGGAATCCCGCAGCGCCTCCAGTGATACCATCGAGCTTTGA
- the PRRT3 gene encoding proline-rich transmembrane protein 3 isoform X1: MASSPWGCVCGFLLLLLLPLPGTGPALGRGFPRPLENSKTPIIPGAHPKGSLGSEPHSFDIFLDNPRAESHRNSDVRHAPADEMPEKPVASPLGPALYGPKAAQGAQRERPPVTDDLQMARGQSSHGWTGPLDSQELLEQEAVAPHPVGHPHLTFIPTTPRLQLRVATVPPSLQHGGQQGQQPPRDEGLKAKTKSRVPPTSPSDYQGPPHTLVPHSGTVKRPVLEGQGGSEEHFQEAAQGPLFTQQDPAASDVGSVPPVEVVYSQEPGAQPDLALARSLPPAEELPVETPKRAGAEVSWEVSSSSPLPKQVDLPDAKDSPGPQPMDPPASEAPDGPSKPEIAAMNGADPISPQRVRGAVEAPGTPKPLIPGPSDPGPAANRTESPMGALQPDDAEEWPGRPQSHPPAPPVQAPSTSRRGLIRVTTQRALGQPPPPEPSASSMASAPASSPPANATAPPLRWGPLRRVLSFSWELHVYGVGVLFLLPALLALAALAAAPAGPRLALVAAVLVLVASGLRSAYMLTDPYGSQARLGVRGGLVLYNLPFPLLLTALAALTLLGLGAGLPPPLQNPLLLGAVALVHGVGLLATDLLSTWSVLNLLMQGLSCAWGAAVALGTLCLCRRRLLDGPRGWDASPGPRLLAVAGALGLLASGLQLAAALWLYPGPGRVGRFSWAWWGVHFWLRLLELTWALALALAAVAAARPRPPTEHACWAKLMRLACPAPSGKSEVPERPNNCYARPSSVGAGSLDISKSLIRNPAENGQLATPSSGAWGSAASLGRGPQGGPGLSRNGVGPAPSLSELDLRPPSPINLSRSIDAALFREHLVRDSVFKRCGLRGVASPPPGGAVRARRGSHPKAELDDAGSSLLRGRCRSLSDVRVRGPVPQHVVEEPDGAAAVASGSSLDSFSRGSLKISWNPWRHGLSSVDSLPLDELPSTVQLLPAPTPAPDSTAARPGNGQGEVQPRGKPGESRSASSDTIEL, from the exons ATGGCCTCCAGCCCATGGGGCTGTGTATGTGGCTTtctgctgttgttgctgctgccaCTCCCGGGGACTGGCCCTGCCCTGGGGAGGGGCTTTCCCAGGCCACTTGAAAACTCCAAAACCCCTATAATTCCTGGAGCCCACCCTAAGGGCTCCTTGGGCTCAGAGCCCCACTCCTTTGACATCTTCCTGGACAACCCCAGAGCTGAGAGTCATAGGAACTCTGATGTCCGTCACGCCCCTGCTGACGAGATGCCTGAGAAGCCTGTAGCCTCTCCCCTTGGCCCAGCCCTGTATGGGCCCAAAGCAGCCCAAGGGGCTCAGAGAGAACGACCCCCAGTAACTGATGACCTCCAGATGGCTCGAGGACAAAGCTCCCACGGCTGGACAGGACCTCTGGATTCACAAGAGCTTCTGGAGCAAGAAGCAGTGGCTCCGCACCCAGTGGGCCACCCTCATCTCACTTTCATCCCTACAACTCCCAGACTTCAACTCAGGGTAGCCACAgttcctccctccctgcagcaTGGAGGCCAACAGGGACAGCAGCCACCTAGAGATGAGGGTCTGAAGGCCAAAACCAAGAGCAGGGTCCCACCCACTTCTCCCTCAGACTACCAGGGCCCACCCCACACCCTTGTTCCCCACTCAGGTACTGTCAAGAGGCCAGTCCTGGAAGGACAGGGTGGGTCTGAGGAACACTTCCAGGAGGCAGCTCAAGGCCCCCTCTTCACCCAGCAGGATCCAGCAGCCTCTGATGTTGGCTCAGTTCCCCCAGTTGAGGTGGTGTACTCTCAGGAGCCAGGGGCCCAGCCAGACTTGGCATTAGCCAGAAGCCTTCCTCCTGCTGAGGAGCTGCCGGTTGAGACCCCCAAGAGGGCTGGAGCTGAGGTGTCCTGGGAAGTCAGCTCCTCAAGTCCGCTGCCCAAGCAGGTTGACCTCCCTGATGCTAAGGATTCACCAGGACCCCAGCCCatggatccgcctgcctcagagGCTCCTGACGGGCCGTCCAAGCCAG AGATAGCAGCAATGAATGGAGCAGACCCCATCTCCCCCCAGCGGGTGAGAGGAGCCGTGGAGGCCCCAGGCACCCCCAAGCCCCTCATCCCTGGTCCCTCAGACCCTGGCCCAGCTGCAAACCGAACAGAGAGCCCCATGGGGGCCCTGCAGCCAG ATGACGCCGAGGAGTGGCCGGGGCGCCCCCAAAGCCATCCCCCAGCACCCCCAGTCCAGGCCCCCTCGACGTCACGCCGGGGCCTCATTCGAGTCACCACACAGCGAGCCCTGGGCCAGCCTCCCCCTCCGGAGCCCTCAGCCAGCTCCATGGCTTcagccccagcctccagcccccCAGCcaatgccactgcacccccgctaCGCTGGGGCCCCCTGCGGCGGGTCCTGAGCTTCTCCTGGGAGCTGCACGTCTACGGGGTGGGGGTGCTCTTTCTGCTGCCCGCGTTGTTGGCGCTGGCTGCGCTGGCAGCCGCCCCAGCAGGGCCCCGGCTGGCATTGGTGGCCGCGGTGCTGGTGCTCGTGGCTTCAGGGCTGCGATCCGCCTACATGCTTACCGACCCTTATGGCTCGCAGGCGCGGCTGGGCGTTCGCGGGGGCTTGGTGCTCTACAACCTGCCCTTCCCCTTGCTGCTCACGGCGCTGGCGGCCCTGACTCTGCTCGGCCTGGGCGCGGGGCTGCCGCCACCGCTGCAAAACCCACTCCTGCTGGGAGCAGTGGCGTTGGTGCATGGTGTGGGGTTGCTCGCGACAGACCTGCTGTCCACATGGTCTGTGCTCAACCTCCTTATGCAAGGCTTGTCGTGCGCCTGGGGCGCGGCCGTGGCTCTAGGCACGCTCTGCCTGTGCCGTCGCCGCCTGCTGGACGGCCCACGGGGCTGGGATGCCAGCCCGGGCCCTCGGCTGTTGGCCGTGGCGGGCGCGCTGGGGCTGCTGGCCAGCGGCTTGCAGCTGGCGGCTGCGCTCTGGCTGTACCCGGGCCCAGGTCGCGTGGGCCGCTTCTCGTGGGCCTGGTGGGGTGTCCACTTCTGGCTGCGCCTCCTGGAGCTGACATGGGCGCTCGCCCTGGCGCTGGCCGCGGTGGCTGCCGCGAGACCCAGGCCGCCCACGGAGCACGCTTGCTGGGCTAAGCTGATGCGGCTGGCGTGCCCGGCGCCGTCGGGCAAGAGCGAGGTGCCGGAGCGACCCAATAACTGCTATGCGCGGCCCAGCAGCGTTGGTGCAGGCAGCTTGGACATCAGCAAGAGCCTCATCCGCAACCCGGCGGAGAATGGGCAGCTGGCCACGCCCAGTTCAGGCGCCTGGGGCTCGGCTGCGTCGCTGGGTCGCGGACCCCAGGGTGGCCCAGGACTGTCCCGCAACGGTGTGGGACCGGCGCCATCGCTGAGCGAGCTGGATCTGCGGCCGCCATCGCCCATCAACCTGAGCCGTAGCATCGACGCCGCGCTCTTCCGCGAGCACCTGGTGCGAGACAGTGTGTTCAAGCGCTGCGGCCTCCGCGGCGTGGCCTCCCCGCCGCCTGGAGGCGCTGTGCGGGCGCGTCGGGGCAGCCATCCCAAAGCCGAGCTCGACGACGCTGGCTCCTCGCTCCTCCGCGGCCGCTGCAGGTCGCTCAGCGACGTGCGCGTGCGCGGGCCGGTCCCACAACACGTAGTGGAAGAGCCCGACGGGGCAGCCGCGGTGGCTTCTGGCAGCTCCCTGGACAGCTTCTCCAGGGGCTCACTCAAGATCAGTTGGAACCCCTGGCGCCACGGGCTGTCATCAGTGGACAGTCTGCCCCTAGATGAGTTGCCCAGCACAGTACAGCTACTGCCTGCCCCGACCCCAGCCCCTGACTCTACCGCTGCTCGGCCGGGGAACGGCCAGGGAGAGGTCCAGCCGCGCGGCAAGCCTGGGGAATCCCGCAGCGCCTCCAGTGATACCATCGAGCTTTGA